CGGTAGAGCGCCTCTCCGGAGCGGGGCGAGAGCTCGCAGCCGCGGCGGAGCGCGCTCCTCGCCTCTTCGCGCGACTGGAGATCCTCGCGGGTCATGCCGACGCAGTAGCCGTACATGGTCTCGAGCTCGGCGTCCTTCCCGGGGGTGAGAGACCGGAGCTCGACCACGAGCGCCAACGCGGCGCGGAGCTCGCCGCGCCGGAGGAGCCCGCGCGCCTTGAGCCTCGCGAGGGTGGGATCCGCGGCCACGTCGGCCCGCGGTCCGCGCTCGGTCTCTCGAGGCGCGACGCGTTTTCCGGGGTCGTCGGCCTCGCGCCTCACGTCGCGGACGGCGGCCGGTGGCGGCTCGACCTTTTCACGCACCCCCGACACGGGGAACGCGACCGAGGGGGGCCGGAGCGGGCTCGGCGCGCGGAACTTCATGGAGGCGTGACGGAGGGCCTCGTTCTCCGGAGAGACCGTGGCGATGCGGGCTCGGCGCAGGAGCAAGAGCGTGTAGACCACACGCGTTCGGAGCAGACCCTCGCGCGTGGCGCGGCGCGGTGGCAGCACGGCAGGGCACGAGAGCTCCTTCGCGACGCGCTCTTCGTCCTCGGACATCTCGAGGTCGGCGAGCGCCTCGACGAGGCCGAAGGTCGGCGCGCCCTCGACGTACCCGGCGAGCACGAGCGGCCGCTCGCCCACACGGTCGAGCGCGTCGTTGGCGCGCCCGGCTTGCGCATCGAACGTGTCTCGTAGGCCTCTCACCACGGCTCGCCCGACGGACACCGACACGTCGGCGCGCCCGAACGACGCGAGGTGATCCGTGTGCTCGTAGAACGCGAAGCGCGTGGCCGCCGGGAGGGCGAAGAGCGACACCAGCTTTCGCGTGTAGTGCTCGGCGAGCCCGATCGCCAAGACCTCGGCGGTCAGCGCCTTGTGCGCGAGCAGGATCTCGCCGAGGAGCGCGCCCTTGCCCGCCGCGAGCTCGCGCAAGGCACGATCGAGCGCGTCGGGCTCGACCAGCCCGAGCTCGTAGAGGGCCGTCCCGAGCGGCGATGGAACGCGTGTGCGGGCCCGGACGACCTTCCCGTCACGGAAGGTGACGCTGGCGTCCTCGACGCCCGTCGGCGACGTCAGCGTGAGCGTGCCGGAGAGGCCTCTGTCGTCGATGTACGCGAGCAGCTCGGCGACGGGGCGGGCGTCGAGGAAACCTTCGGCCGTCGGGAACGCGCGGGCGGCGGGGGCGGGCTTCACGTGGACAAGCCTACCGTGAACGGCGCGACGCGCGAGCCGCAGCCCTCCCATTTGTCGCACCCTCGACCACGTCTCCACCGAAATGGGCACCCCCGGCCCGTGGCCCTCGAACCCTACGAAAATACGAGATCGATGGCGCGAAAACCCCGGTATGGTGGCGCCGTGCACGTACTCGTCGTGGAAGACGACCCGAAGCTCGCCGATTTCCTCGCCCGCGTCCTCGGAGACGAGGGTCACACGACCGTCGTCGCCGCGACGGGCAAGGCCGCTCTCGAGCGCGGGCCGCGCGAGCCGTTCGACGCCATCGTGCTCGACTGGATGTTGCCCGACCTCGAGGGGCCGGCGGTGGCCGAGCGCCTCCGCGCTGCCGAGGTGGGGTGCCCCATCCTCATGTTGACGGCCCGCGGGGAGACGGCCGACAAGGTCGCGGGGCTCCGCTCCGGCGCCGACGACTACCTGGTCAAACCCTTCGAGGTCGACGAGCTGCTCGCCCGCCTCGACGCCCTCGCGCGGCGCGGCAAGGCCGGGGTGGCGCTCCACGTGGGCGATCTGGCGCTCGACCGGCTCTCGCGGCGCGCCACGCTCGGCGGAGCCGCCCTCGATCTCACGGCCAAAGAGTTCGCCCTGCTCGTGCGCCTCGCGCTCGACGCGGAGAAGCCGGT
The DNA window shown above is from Myxococcales bacterium and carries:
- a CDS encoding DUF4388 domain-containing protein, with translation MKPAPAARAFPTAEGFLDARPVAELLAYIDDRGLSGTLTLTSPTGVEDASVTFRDGKVVRARTRVPSPLGTALYELGLVEPDALDRALRELAAGKGALLGEILLAHKALTAEVLAIGLAEHYTRKLVSLFALPAATRFAFYEHTDHLASFGRADVSVSVGRAVVRGLRDTFDAQAGRANDALDRVGERPLVLAGYVEGAPTFGLVEALADLEMSEDEERVAKELSCPAVLPPRRATREGLLRTRVVYTLLLLRRARIATVSPENEALRHASMKFRAPSPLRPPSVAFPVSGVREKVEPPPAAVRDVRREADDPGKRVAPRETERGPRADVAADPTLARLKARGLLRRGELRAALALVVELRSLTPGKDAELETMYGYCVGMTREDLQSREEARSALRRGCELSPRSGEALYRMALFERKEGQLASALRTLREAVDVDPHHVDAARELRLFGMRVASGMDPARAMSPPHGIPAVKDPRKE
- a CDS encoding response regulator transcription factor, producing the protein MHVLVVEDDPKLADFLARVLGDEGHTTVVAATGKAALERGPREPFDAIVLDWMLPDLEGPAVAERLRAAEVGCPILMLTARGETADKVAGLRSGADDYLVKPFEVDELLARLDALARRGKAGVALHVGDLALDRLSRRATLGGAALDLTAKEFALLVRLALDAEKPVERAKLLLDVWQLKFDPGSGVLDVHVSRVRDKLGERSWMIETVRGTGYRLRAEKA